A window of Clavibacter phaseoli contains these coding sequences:
- a CDS encoding MarR family winged helix-turn-helix transcriptional regulator → MSRRSQELLWSQTGALLPAVARLVVSLYRPHLTPLRLTHPQFLVLLVLELGQPRAVTEIGQLLALTPGTMTPIVKRLESLGYVSRARATPDGRRLAVSLTDSGLALLPDLQDIRQRVTELVGLSPGQRQLLQTVIAGFPHAVPEAGASRSDEIVLDR, encoded by the coding sequence ATGAGCCGGCGATCCCAAGAACTCCTCTGGTCGCAGACAGGTGCGCTCCTGCCCGCCGTCGCCCGCCTCGTCGTCAGCCTGTATCGACCGCACCTCACGCCGCTGCGCCTGACCCATCCGCAGTTCCTCGTGCTCCTGGTCCTGGAGCTCGGTCAACCTCGAGCGGTGACGGAGATCGGGCAGCTGCTGGCGCTGACGCCGGGCACCATGACACCGATCGTGAAGCGCCTCGAGTCGCTCGGCTACGTCAGTCGGGCGCGAGCGACACCGGATGGGCGTCGTCTCGCCGTGAGTCTCACCGATTCGGGCTTAGCGCTCCTGCCGGATCTGCAGGACATCCGCCAGCGGGTCACGGAGCTCGTTGGGCTCTCTCCCGGTCAGCGTCAGCTGCTCCAGACGGTCATCGCCGGGTTCCCGCACGCAGTACCGGAGGCCGGGGCAAGCCGCTCGGATGAGATCGTGCTCGACAGGTAG